Genomic window (Pseudomonadota bacterium):
CGTCGACACGCTTCCCGCCTACGGCATCGCCGACAGCCGAAATCGTCTGGCGCACTTCTTCTCCCAGGTCCTCCACGAGTCGGGCATGATGCGCTTCGATGAGGAGAACCTGAACTACTCCGCGAAGGCTCTGCGCGCGGTCTTCCCGAAGTACTTCAAAACGATGCGCGAGGCGCAGAAGTATCATCGGCAGCCCGAAAAGATCGCCAACCGCGTGTACGGCGGCCGCATGGGCAATGGCAACGAGACGAGTGGCGACGGCTGGCGCTACCGGGGACGCGGCCTGATCCAACTCACGGGAAAGCGCAACTACGAGGCCTTCGCCGAGTGGGCCGAGGACGAGCGCGTGGTGGAGTACCCCGACCTTGTCGCCAGCGAGTACGCCGTCCAGTCCGCGGTGTTTTACTGGGACACGAACAAGCTCAACAGCATCGCCGACCGCGGCGATGTGCGACGGGTGACGAAGAAGGTCAACGGTGGTGAGAATGGCCTCGCCCACCGCTCCGAGCTGTTCCTGAAGGCCAATGGCCTGCTAGCGATGCTCGCGGTCTAACGATGCGGAGCGCAGGATCGCGGTGCCCCGCGG
Coding sequences:
- a CDS encoding glycoside hydrolase family 19 protein, whose product is MALAPVELLQEMGVAEHHAAIYIDDLVDTLPAYGIADSRNRLAHFFSQVLHESGMMRFDEENLNYSAKALRAVFPKYFKTMREAQKYHRQPEKIANRVYGGRMGNGNETSGDGWRYRGRGLIQLTGKRNYEAFAEWAEDERVVEYPDLVASEYAVQSAVFYWDTNKLNSIADRGDVRRVTKKVNGGENGLAHRSELFLKANGLLAMLAV